One Anas platyrhynchos isolate ZD024472 breed Pekin duck chromosome 2, IASCAAS_PekinDuck_T2T, whole genome shotgun sequence DNA segment encodes these proteins:
- the MTBP gene encoding mdm2-binding protein, with product MDRYVLLLSWGDRRAEGSAEPAAAVTAANVYKLLKENCNSSTNTDARTFPACSLAGIPGIRKWYFASHVICGYYQFCTSDWEEINSDTQNNEDSLQTSIDECLGAIHNFEEEDNNSRESLSMTDIYDEAAESLHQLADKLPAPGRAMVDVILQAVERDAPKLKDCLPAIGALKHLKEWHSAQITIAANDSKGWQKIADYLSADFVSSDNVMNIIDFKELWRGKIQIWERKFASEVRFPEFCMKSTSVKPFSTSHLNSCFVLEKEQQYRNTDALPEVFHYYGPALEFLQMVVLSELPSFFVSDLEFELSLSRKNIKKTSALLLDQISSLSGKVGALFALPCNVSSIVIPSPAQLSTKKWKEYMARKPKNITVPEIELKGESCQYYFLLQGNGSGGCKATLIHSAIQINGMATLAAVNGKLKTNTEETESSFPIPDFIESLPHFCGKQIVQREKKLSCLQASALKEYLKRKELTKQPPVISAGELKNLLEFTRKCFLDLCDTSLPKPVRQKVANKTKSCTVASESDLMELNPLDWPERHVLQNLENFEKIKQKMRASVFAHSSEQLLGHKDSQRESLTLLDAKELLKYFTPEGLPVGDLQPLQIPKRENAFLLTPELTPRKLRGLPFEKAAGCHYHGLEYCLDNRKALERDVGYAELQTRLIRYETQTTCTKECCPVPVVLSPLPSPAVLSEPGSVPDGESLQSEFRTEASRLKRRSKDLDCFYPKKRLTKSESTDSLLSQASGGSGSHSTVVVTRKRSERSVSLTSVQLKQSGQLPKVTSKVGSASHRSATESQTSKPVKESRSQKHTRMLKEVVAKTLQKHGIPEDHKCFESCSQRLFEISKFYLKDLKTSRGLLDEMKKTANNNAKQVIEWVLEKSGK from the exons ATGGACCGCTACGTGCTGCTCCTCAGCTGGGGGGACCGCAGGGCTGAGGGCAGTGCGGAGCCCGCTGCAG ctgtgaCTGCTGCAAATGTTTAtaaacttctgaaagaaaactgtaATTCATCTACAAACACAGATGCAAGGACATTCCCAG CATGTTCATTGGCTGGTATCCCAGGCATAAGGAAATGGTATTTTGCAAGTCATGTTATATGTGGTTATTATCag TTCTGCACTTCTGACTGGGAGGAAATAAATTCCGACACACAGAATAATGAAGACTCTCTCCAAACAAGTATTGATGAATGTCTGGGAGCCATACATAATTTTGAGGAAGAAGACAATAACAGTAGGGAGTCACTGTCTATGACTGA caTTTATGATGAAGCTGCAGAAAGCCTGCATCAGTTAGCTGACAAGCTGCCTGCCCCAG GAAGAGCAATGGTTGATGTGATACTACAGGCAGTAGAGCGAGATGCACCCAAGTTAAAAGACTGCTTACCTGCTATTGGTGCCCTGAAACACCTGAAAGAATGGCACTCTGCGCAAATCACCATTGCCGCAAATGACTCTAAAGG CTGGCAAAAGATTGCAGACTACCTATCGGCAGACTTTGTATCTTCAGATAATGTCATGAATATTATTGATTTCAAAGAACTCTGGAGGGGAAAGATTCAGATATGGGaaagaaag TTTGCATCAGAAGTCAGGTTTCCAGAATTTTGTATGAAGAGCACTTCAGTAAAGCCATTCAgcacttcacatttaaattcTTGCTTTGTTCTTGAAAAAGAGCAGCAATATAGGAATACTGATGCTTTGCCAGAG GTTTTTCATTACTATGGTCCTGCGTTAGAATTTCTACAGATGGTTGTCCTCTCTGAACTACCGTCCTTTTTTGTATCAGATTTGGAATTTGAGCT GAGCCTGTCAAGAAAGAATATCAAGAAGACATCCGCGTTGCTTTTAGATCAGATTTCTTCTCTATCTGGGAAg GTGGGAGCTTTATTTGCATTGCCATGTAATGTAAGCAGTATAGTGATCCCATCCCCTGCCCAGCTGAGTACAAAGAAATGGAAGGAATATATGGCTAGGAAACCTAAGAACATTACTG TTCCAGAAATTGAACTGAAAGGAGAATCTTGCCAATATTATTTCTTGCTACAAGGCAATGGCTCTGGAGGATGTAAAGCAACCTTGATTCATTCTGCTATCCAAATCAATGGTATGGCCACTCTTGCTGCAGTAAATGGAAAGCTAAagacaaacacagaagaaacagaGTCAA GCTTTCCTATTCCTGACTTTATTGAGTCTCTGCCACATTTTTGTGGAAAGCAGATTGtacaaagggaaaagaaactgTCTTGTCTCCAAGCATCTGCCTTGAAGGAGTATCTAA AGAGAAAGGAATTGACCAAGCAACCTCCAGTTATTTCAGCTGGTGAACTCAAAAACTTGTTAGAATttacaagaaaatgttttttggaCCTGTGCGACACTAGTCTTCCTAAACCTGTTCGACAGAAGGTTGCCAATAAAACTAAGTCATGTACTGTGGCTTCTG AATCTGATTTAATGGAGTTGAATCCATTGGACTGGCCAGAAAGGCATGTTCTTCAGAATTtggaaaactttgaaaaaatcaAGCAGAAAATGAG GGCTTCAGTGTTTGCACATTCATCTGAACAACTTCTGGGGCATAAAGATAGCCAGCGGGAGTCACTGACATTGCTCGATGCTAAAGAATTGCTCAAGTACTTCACACCAGAAGGGCTGCCAGTTGGTGATCTTCAGCCACTACAGATTCCCAAACG tgaAAATGCATTCCTTTTGACACCAGAACTTACTCCTCGGAAACTTAGAGGCTTGCCTTTTGAAAAAGCAGCTGGGTGCCATTATCATGGACTTGA ATACTGTCTAGATAACAGAAAAGCCCTAGAGAGAGATGTGGGATATGCTGAACTTCAAACTCGTCTTATTCGCTATGAAACTCAGACTACTTGCACCAAAGAGTGCTGCCCTGTGCCGGTTGTCCTGAGCCCTCTCCCATCTCCTGCAGTCTTGTCAGAGCCTGGAAGTGTCCCCGATGGAGAGTCTTTACAAAGTGAATTCAGAACAGAGGCATCAAGGCTCAAACGCAGATCAAAAGACTTGGACTGCTTTTATCCCAAGAAGAG ACTAACCAAATCTGAGAGTACAGActctctcctctcccaggcAAGCGGAGGTAGTGGAAGTCACAGTACAGTGGTGGTAACAAGGAAACGCTCTGAAAGATCAGTTTCTTTAACTTCAGTGCAGTTGAAACAATCTGGTCAGCTTCCCAAAGTAACCTCTAAGGTTGGCTCCGCAAGTCACAGAAGTGCAACAGAATCCCAGACTTCAAAGCCAGTTAAGGAATCAAGATCTCAGAAACATACAAGG